Proteins co-encoded in one Zootoca vivipara chromosome 3, rZooViv1.1, whole genome shotgun sequence genomic window:
- the PGM3 gene encoding phosphoacetylglucosamine mutase isoform X1, with the protein MGGGDARSPAPPLRLPANAIGAGGERGCFGASRKGELEASEEQPRPLAELIQGAAEMDFEAVAKYSKLHAKPPGLSLQYGTAGFRTKAEDLDHTMFCMGLLAVLRSKQKKSTIGVMVTASHNPEEDNGVKLIDPLGEMLSPIWEEHATHLANAEEHELQGVLTDICQKEAVDLQQEAFIVIGRDTRPSSKKLSQSVIDGVSALGGQYQDYGLVTTPQLHYMVCCRNTHGSYGTATVEGYYQKLSKAFVEFTKQATSQRDGHICLKVDCANGIGALKLKEMERYLPSCFVIHFNNDGTKGELNHQCGADFVKVNQKPPVGLEMKPDERCCSFDGDADRIVYYYNDPAGHFHLLDGDKIATLISTFLKELLVKAGQILSFAVIQTAYANGSSTRYLEETMKVPVHCAKTGVKHLHHKAQEFDIGVYFEANGHGTVLFSKAAEEKIRYQAKEEKNNQKREAAKILENTIDLINQTIGDALSDMLVIEAILALKNLTVQQWDTMYTDLPNRQLKVKVADRRVIDTTDAERRAVTPPGLQERIDELTQRFKLARAFVRPSGTEDVVRVYAEADTQENADKLAHEVSLAVYHIAGGVGEQPKAVV; encoded by the exons ATGGGAGGCGGAGACGCCCgaagccccgccccgcccctacGGCTGCCGGCGAATGCGATAGGCGCAGGCGGCGAGCGAGGCTGCTTCGGAGCTTCCCGGAAGGGCGAGTTGGAAGCTTCCGAGGAACAGCCACGTCCGCTCGCAGAACTCATCCAGGGCGCTGCAG AGATGGATTTTGAAGCAGTTGCAAAGTACTCAAAGCTCCATGCCAAACCTCCAGGACTTTCTCTTCAGTATGGAACAGCTGGTTTCCGTACCAAAGCAGAGGACCTTGATCACACAATGTTTTGCATGGGTTTGCTGGCCGTATTGAGATCCAAGCAGAAAAAATCCACCATTGGCGTTATGGTTACAGCCTCTCACAACCCTGAA GAAGACAATGGTGTGAAGTTGATTGACCCATTGGGTGAAATGTTGTCACCTATCTGGGAAGAGCATGCCACACACTTGGCCAATGCAGAAGAACATGAATTGCAGGGAGTGCTGACTGACATCTGCCAGAAGGAAGCTGTAGACCTTCAGCAGGAGGCCTTCATTGTTATTGGCAGAGACACCAG GCCTAGCAGTAAGAAGCTTTCACAATCAGTGATTGATGGTGTGTCTGCTCTTGGAGGTCAATACCAAG ATTATGGCTTGGTAACAACACCACAACTACACTACATGGTCTGCTGTCGAAACACTCATGGGAGTTATGGGACTGCAACCGTGGAAGGTTACTACCAGAAACTCTCCAAGGCTTTTGTGGAGTTTACaaagcag GCTACCAGCCAAAGGGATGGTCACATTTGCCTGAAGGTAGATTGTGCAAATGGCATAGGTGCTCTCAAACTCAAAGAAATGGAACGCTATCTTCCAAGTTGCTTCGTAATACACTTCAACAATGATGGGACTAAAGGAGAACTCAATCACCAATGTGGTGCCGATTTTGTAAAAGTTAATCAGAAGCCTCCTGTGG GACTGGAAATGAAGCCTGATGAGAGATGCTGCTCATTCGATGGTGATGCTGACCGAATTGTTTACTACTATAATGACCCTGCTGGCCATTTTCACCTTCTTGATGGAGATAAAATAGCAACTCTAATCAGCACTTTTCTTAAGGAACTTCTGGTCAAG GCTGGGCAGATCTTATCATTTGCAGTCATACAAACAGCCTATGCCAATGGGAGCTCTACACGTTATTTGGAAGAAACCATGAAG GTGCCTGTCCACTGTGCAAAAACAGGAGTGAAGCACTTGCATCACAAGGCCCAGGAATTTGACATTGGAGTTTATTTTGAAGCAAATGGTCATGGCACG GTCCTGTTTAGTAAAGCTGCAGAAGAGAAGATAAGGTACCAggcaaaagaggaaaaaaacaaccaaaaaagaGAAGCTGCAAAGATCCTTGAAAATACTATTGACTTGATAAATCAG ACGATTGGTGATGCTCTTTCAGACATGCTGGTGATTGAAGCCATCTTGGCGTTGAAGAATCTCACAGTACAACAGTGGGACACCATGTACACAGATCTTCCCAACCGGCAACTCAAAGTGAAG GTTGCTGACAGACGTGTAATTGACACTACGGATGCTGAAAGGCGAGCAGTTACACCCCCAGGGCTGCAGGAGAGAATTGATGAGCTCACCCAGAGGTTTAAATTGGCTCGAGCTTTTGTTCGCCCATCTGGAACAGAAGATGTCGTCAGAGTCTATGCTGAAGCAGACACACAG GAAAATGCAGATAAACTTGCACATGAAGTTAGCCTGGCTGTCTACCATATAGCTGGAGGAGTTGGAGAACAGCCCAAAGCTGTAGTATAA
- the PGM3 gene encoding phosphoacetylglucosamine mutase isoform X2: MDFEAVAKYSKLHAKPPGLSLQYGTAGFRTKAEDLDHTMFCMGLLAVLRSKQKKSTIGVMVTASHNPEEDNGVKLIDPLGEMLSPIWEEHATHLANAEEHELQGVLTDICQKEAVDLQQEAFIVIGRDTRPSSKKLSQSVIDGVSALGGQYQDYGLVTTPQLHYMVCCRNTHGSYGTATVEGYYQKLSKAFVEFTKQATSQRDGHICLKVDCANGIGALKLKEMERYLPSCFVIHFNNDGTKGELNHQCGADFVKVNQKPPVGLEMKPDERCCSFDGDADRIVYYYNDPAGHFHLLDGDKIATLISTFLKELLVKAGQILSFAVIQTAYANGSSTRYLEETMKVPVHCAKTGVKHLHHKAQEFDIGVYFEANGHGTVLFSKAAEEKIRYQAKEEKNNQKREAAKILENTIDLINQTIGDALSDMLVIEAILALKNLTVQQWDTMYTDLPNRQLKVKVADRRVIDTTDAERRAVTPPGLQERIDELTQRFKLARAFVRPSGTEDVVRVYAEADTQENADKLAHEVSLAVYHIAGGVGEQPKAVV; this comes from the exons ATGGATTTTGAAGCAGTTGCAAAGTACTCAAAGCTCCATGCCAAACCTCCAGGACTTTCTCTTCAGTATGGAACAGCTGGTTTCCGTACCAAAGCAGAGGACCTTGATCACACAATGTTTTGCATGGGTTTGCTGGCCGTATTGAGATCCAAGCAGAAAAAATCCACCATTGGCGTTATGGTTACAGCCTCTCACAACCCTGAA GAAGACAATGGTGTGAAGTTGATTGACCCATTGGGTGAAATGTTGTCACCTATCTGGGAAGAGCATGCCACACACTTGGCCAATGCAGAAGAACATGAATTGCAGGGAGTGCTGACTGACATCTGCCAGAAGGAAGCTGTAGACCTTCAGCAGGAGGCCTTCATTGTTATTGGCAGAGACACCAG GCCTAGCAGTAAGAAGCTTTCACAATCAGTGATTGATGGTGTGTCTGCTCTTGGAGGTCAATACCAAG ATTATGGCTTGGTAACAACACCACAACTACACTACATGGTCTGCTGTCGAAACACTCATGGGAGTTATGGGACTGCAACCGTGGAAGGTTACTACCAGAAACTCTCCAAGGCTTTTGTGGAGTTTACaaagcag GCTACCAGCCAAAGGGATGGTCACATTTGCCTGAAGGTAGATTGTGCAAATGGCATAGGTGCTCTCAAACTCAAAGAAATGGAACGCTATCTTCCAAGTTGCTTCGTAATACACTTCAACAATGATGGGACTAAAGGAGAACTCAATCACCAATGTGGTGCCGATTTTGTAAAAGTTAATCAGAAGCCTCCTGTGG GACTGGAAATGAAGCCTGATGAGAGATGCTGCTCATTCGATGGTGATGCTGACCGAATTGTTTACTACTATAATGACCCTGCTGGCCATTTTCACCTTCTTGATGGAGATAAAATAGCAACTCTAATCAGCACTTTTCTTAAGGAACTTCTGGTCAAG GCTGGGCAGATCTTATCATTTGCAGTCATACAAACAGCCTATGCCAATGGGAGCTCTACACGTTATTTGGAAGAAACCATGAAG GTGCCTGTCCACTGTGCAAAAACAGGAGTGAAGCACTTGCATCACAAGGCCCAGGAATTTGACATTGGAGTTTATTTTGAAGCAAATGGTCATGGCACG GTCCTGTTTAGTAAAGCTGCAGAAGAGAAGATAAGGTACCAggcaaaagaggaaaaaaacaaccaaaaaagaGAAGCTGCAAAGATCCTTGAAAATACTATTGACTTGATAAATCAG ACGATTGGTGATGCTCTTTCAGACATGCTGGTGATTGAAGCCATCTTGGCGTTGAAGAATCTCACAGTACAACAGTGGGACACCATGTACACAGATCTTCCCAACCGGCAACTCAAAGTGAAG GTTGCTGACAGACGTGTAATTGACACTACGGATGCTGAAAGGCGAGCAGTTACACCCCCAGGGCTGCAGGAGAGAATTGATGAGCTCACCCAGAGGTTTAAATTGGCTCGAGCTTTTGTTCGCCCATCTGGAACAGAAGATGTCGTCAGAGTCTATGCTGAAGCAGACACACAG GAAAATGCAGATAAACTTGCACATGAAGTTAGCCTGGCTGTCTACCATATAGCTGGAGGAGTTGGAGAACAGCCCAAAGCTGTAGTATAA